A portion of the Motacilla alba alba isolate MOTALB_02 chromosome 19, Motacilla_alba_V1.0_pri, whole genome shotgun sequence genome contains these proteins:
- the LOC119709888 gene encoding adenine phosphoribosyltransferase-like isoform X1, with protein MCGCGWGAPGCGEPCGGWKRGSLTPLHAQSLQRLLSPRMDLCHVPATREKGWYLALMAPNVKGPNYAWLDPSRLYCHPQGLQDCVADLLQPFQGDAIDMVVGIDAMGFILGAAAAATLRKGFLAIRKAGHLCVQTEAQPYTDYSGRQKLMELRTDAVSPGLRVLLVDQWVETGGTMRAAIELVERLGGVVAGVAAICMENSEGGRWIQERYKCSHCVPPRLQPRFDQHQFGWD; from the exons ATGTGTGGGTGTGGGTGGGGGGCACCAGGCTGTGGGGAGCCCTGTGGAGGATGGAAGAGGGGAAGTCTCACCCCTCTTCATGCTCAGAGCTTGCAGCGCCTGCTGTCCCCACGCATGGACCTGTGCCACGTCCCTGCCACCCGGGAGAAGGGCTGGTACCTGGCACTGATGGCCCCCAACGTCAAAGGTCCCAACTATGCCTGGCTGGACCCCTCCCGGCTCTACTGCCACCCGCAA GGCTTGCAGGACTGCGTGGCCgacctgctgcagcccttccagGGAGATGCCATCGACATGGTGGTCGGCATCGACGCCATGGGCTTCATCCTGg GCGCCGCGGCCGCTGCCACCCTGCGGAAAGGCTTCCTGGCCATCCGCAAGGCCGGGCACCTGTGCGTGCAGACGGAGGCACAGCCCTACACCGACTACTCGGGCCGCCAGAAGCTGATGGAGCTCCGCACCGACGCCGTCTCGCCGG GTCTGCGCGTCCTTCTGGTGGACCAGTGGGTTGAAACCGGGGGCACCATGAGAGCGGCCATCGAGCTGGTGGAGCGGCTGGGAGGGGTCGTGGCAG GTGTGGCTGCCATCTGCATGGAGAACAGCGAGGGAGGGAGGTGGATCCAGGAGCGCTACAAGTGCTCCCACTGTGTCCCCCCCCGCCTGCAGCCACGCTTCGACCAGCACCAGTTCGGCTGGGACTGA
- the RAB34 gene encoding ras-related protein Rab-34 has protein sequence MNVLAPVRRDRVIADLPACFRKEAALHTRPAFHPSVAGACREQRTGTVGFKISKIIVVGDLSVGKTCLINRFCKDTFDKNYKATIGVDFEMERFEVLGVPFSLQLWDTAGQERFKCIASTYYRGAQAIVIVFDVNDVGSLEHTRQWLADALKENDPSNVILFLVGSKKDLSTPAQYSLMEKDALKVAQEMQAEYWAVSSLTGENVRDFFFRVAALTFESSVLAELERGSSARRIGDTVRISSKESDLYLSAPRKKPKCCQ, from the exons ATGAACGTGCTGGCCCCGGTCCGCAGGGACAGGGTCATCGCCGACCTGCCCGCG TGTTTTCGGAAGGAGGCCGCCCTGCACACCCGCCCCGCCTTCCACCCCAGCGTGGCCGGCGCCTGCCGGGAGCAGCGGACGGGCACCGTGGG GTTCaagatctccaagatcatcgTGGTGGGCGACCTCTCGGTGGGGAAGACGTGCCTGATCAACCG GTTTTGCAAGGACACTTTTGATAAGAACTACAAGGCGACCATCGGGGTGGATTTCGAGATGGAGCGGTTTGAGGTGCTGGGGGTGCCCTTCAGCCTGCAGCT GTGGGACACGGCCGGCCAGGAGCGCTTCAAGTGCATCGCCTCCACCTACTACCGGGGAGCACAGG CCATCGTGATTGTCTTCGATGTCAACGACGTGGGGTCCCTGGAGCACACACG GCAGTGGCTGGCTGATGCCCTGAAGGAGAACGACCCATCCAACGTGATCCTCTTCCTGGTGGGCTCCAAGAAGGATCTGAGC ACGCCAGCACAGTACAGCCTGATGGAGAAGGACGCTCTCAAGGTGGCCCAGGAGATGCAGGCAGAGTACTGGGCTGTCTCCTCACTCACTG GGGAGAACGTGCGGGATTTCTTCTTCCGAGTGGCGGCGCTGACCTTCGAGAGCAGCGTGCTGGCCGAGCTGGAGCGCGGCAGCAGCGCCCGCAGGATCGGCGACACCGTGC GGATCAGCAGCAAGGAGAGCGACCTGTACCTGTCAGCGCCCCGCAAGAAACCCAAGTGCTGCCAGTga
- the RPL23A gene encoding 60S ribosomal protein L23a: MAPKAKKEAVPPKTEAKAKALKAKKAVLKGVHSHKKKKIRTSPTFRRPKTLRLRRQPKYPRKSAPRRNKLDHYAIIKFPLTTESAMKKIEDNNTLVFIVDVKANKHQIKQAVKKLYDIDVAKVNTLIRPDGEKKAYVRLAPDYDALDVANKIGII, encoded by the exons ATGGCGCCCAAGGCGAAGAAGGAGG ctgtGCCTCCGAAGACAGAGGCTAAGGCAAAGGCGCTGAAGGCCAAGAAGGCCGTCCTGAAGGGGGTCCACAGccacaagaagaagaagatccGCACGTCGCCCACTTTCCGCAGGCCCAAGACGCTGCGGCTGCGGAGGCAGCCCAAATACCCCCGGAAGAGCGCCCCGCGGAGAAACAA GCTGGACCATTATGCCATTATCAAGTTCCCTCTGACCACGGAATCAGCGATGAAGAAGATTGAGGATAACAACACTCTGGTGTTCATCGTGGATGTCAAGGCAAACAAGCACCAGATCAAACAGGCTGTCAAGAAGCTGTATGATATCGATGTGGCCAAGGTCAACACGTTGATCAG GCCTGATGGAGAGAAGAAGGCTTACGTCCGACTGGCTCCTGATTATGATGCACTGGATGTGGCCAACAAG ATTGGAATCATCTAA
- the LOC119709888 gene encoding adenine phosphoribosyltransferase-like isoform X3 encodes MPGWTPPGSTATRKYPVPGGLQDCVADLLQPFQGDAIDMVVGIDAMGFILGAAAAATLRKGFLAIRKAGHLCVQTEAQPYTDYSGRQKLMELRTDAVSPGLRVLLVDQWVETGGTMRAAIELVERLGGVVAGVAAICMENSEGGRWIQERYKCSHCVPPRLQPRFDQHQFGWD; translated from the exons ATGCCTGGCTGGACCCCTCCCGGCTCTACTGCCACCCGCAAGTACCCAGTGCCCGGG GGCTTGCAGGACTGCGTGGCCgacctgctgcagcccttccagGGAGATGCCATCGACATGGTGGTCGGCATCGACGCCATGGGCTTCATCCTGg GCGCCGCGGCCGCTGCCACCCTGCGGAAAGGCTTCCTGGCCATCCGCAAGGCCGGGCACCTGTGCGTGCAGACGGAGGCACAGCCCTACACCGACTACTCGGGCCGCCAGAAGCTGATGGAGCTCCGCACCGACGCCGTCTCGCCGG GTCTGCGCGTCCTTCTGGTGGACCAGTGGGTTGAAACCGGGGGCACCATGAGAGCGGCCATCGAGCTGGTGGAGCGGCTGGGAGGGGTCGTGGCAG GTGTGGCTGCCATCTGCATGGAGAACAGCGAGGGAGGGAGGTGGATCCAGGAGCGCTACAAGTGCTCCCACTGTGTCCCCCCCCGCCTGCAGCCACGCTTCGACCAGCACCAGTTCGGCTGGGACTGA
- the LOC119709888 gene encoding adenine phosphoribosyltransferase-like isoform X2, protein MDLCHVPATREKGWYLALMAPNVKGPNYAWLDPSRLYCHPQGLQDCVADLLQPFQGDAIDMVVGIDAMGFILGAAAAATLRKGFLAIRKAGHLCVQTEAQPYTDYSGRQKLMELRTDAVSPGLRVLLVDQWVETGGTMRAAIELVERLGGVVAGVAAICMENSEGGRWIQERYKCSHCVPPRLQPRFDQHQFGWD, encoded by the exons ATGGACCTGTGCCACGTCCCTGCCACCCGGGAGAAGGGCTGGTACCTGGCACTGATGGCCCCCAACGTCAAAGGTCCCAACTATGCCTGGCTGGACCCCTCCCGGCTCTACTGCCACCCGCAA GGCTTGCAGGACTGCGTGGCCgacctgctgcagcccttccagGGAGATGCCATCGACATGGTGGTCGGCATCGACGCCATGGGCTTCATCCTGg GCGCCGCGGCCGCTGCCACCCTGCGGAAAGGCTTCCTGGCCATCCGCAAGGCCGGGCACCTGTGCGTGCAGACGGAGGCACAGCCCTACACCGACTACTCGGGCCGCCAGAAGCTGATGGAGCTCCGCACCGACGCCGTCTCGCCGG GTCTGCGCGTCCTTCTGGTGGACCAGTGGGTTGAAACCGGGGGCACCATGAGAGCGGCCATCGAGCTGGTGGAGCGGCTGGGAGGGGTCGTGGCAG GTGTGGCTGCCATCTGCATGGAGAACAGCGAGGGAGGGAGGTGGATCCAGGAGCGCTACAAGTGCTCCCACTGTGTCCCCCCCCGCCTGCAGCCACGCTTCGACCAGCACCAGTTCGGCTGGGACTGA